DNA sequence from the Lycium barbarum isolate Lr01 chromosome 5, ASM1917538v2, whole genome shotgun sequence genome:
TAAATGATATTTAAAGAAAATTAATCATATGTCTTGAGTTCAAACTCTGAATCAGCAAAAGCAGAAAGTTTCCTTCAATTTGTGAGAGATGAAGATAGGTGGTATGTATAATCATAAGAACAAACTCCACATTAATTCATGAATTTTTTTATCCAACAAAAGTTTGCTGGATAAAAGCACATCGTTAATGTTAAGCAAAACCATAAAAATCATGTTCCCTGAAAATAGTAAAAGACTTATAATGTAAGCATTATTCCTGAAATTTCTTAGCTGTTAGATAGGTTAAGTGGGTGAACCAATTAGTTATACCGGGTTtaactaacttttgaaaacataaTCTTCTGTCAACCTCAGACCAACTCTTTCTTCCTACTTCTTCCCCTATAAAAGCAGACCCTCAACTCTACAATCTTACACAAACAAACACTGATTTGCATCTCTACTAATACATAGAAAGAGTTTTAAGTAAAGGAAAACAATGGAGGCCTTCAAAAGCATTGCAAACCCTTTGTGTTCTTTCCTTGTTATATGCATTTTGCTTCTCTTTGCAAATGCAGCATCAGGGAAAACTCATTACCATGATTTTGTTGTAAGCTATCCAAGATTTTACTTCTTTGTTTTGTTAACATTTCGTAATATTTTACAAATTTGACTATACTTACCTCTGTTTTTCTGGAACAGGTTCAAGCAACACCAGTGAAGAGGCTGTGCAAAACCCACAACACCATAACGGTGAATGGACAATTCCCTGGACCGACATTGGAAGTAAACAACGGAGATACTCTGGTGGTTAACGTTGTCAATAGAGCTCGATACAATCTCACCATTCACTGGTAAattcatgcatgcagaatcaaATGAACTGATATATGTTACTCAATAAATTAGTGGCGATTATATGTAATGACATTTGCTTCTACTTTTTTATACTACTCTATTGTGTATCAAAAGGCATGGCGTTAGGCAAATGAGAACAGGATGGGCAGATGGACCAGAATTTGTCACTCAGTGCCCAATTAGACCAGGAAAGAGTTACACTTACAGGTTTACCATTCAAGGACAGGAAGGGACTCTTTGGTGGCATGCCCACAGCTCGTGGCTAAGGGCTACAGTTTATGGAGCTATAATTATCCACCCAAAAGAAGGTGAAAAGTATCCATTTCCTAAGCCCAAAAGAGAAACACCAATTCTGCTAGGTACTACTTCTACCTTTTCTTAATACCACAAACTTTGCTCATAGTCTGTTTCCCCTTAGAATGTTTGTTGAAATGATAGTCTTTCAATGCTGTCAGGTGAGTGGTGGGATACAAACCCTATGGACGTTGTAAGAAGAGCTACAAGAACAGGAGCAGCTCCTAATGTATCTGATGCGTACACCATCAATGGTCAACCAGGTGACCTCTACAAGTGTTCCAAACAAGGTTAGTTCTAATTTCACAGAACATTTGAAACACGCGCGGTACCAAGATATTTAGCTCAGAAATTAAAAGAAGACGTATATAGGTTGTATCTCGACTCTTTTATTCATACAGTCAATAATCAAGACAATGAAATCGTCTAATACTCTTAAAATATCGAATAATGGAAGCAAGTTTATACATTGTAAAAAGACGAATTTCCAACTAACGATATTATGCTTTGAGTTCACTAAACTATAATTTGATATCTTACCTGTTCAGGACATGTTCtcataaaaatcatatttatGCAGATACCACCATAGTCCATACGGACTCTGGCGAAACCAACCTCCTTCGAGTTATCAACGCTGGACTGAACCAGCAGCTTTTCTTTACTGTGGCCAACCACAAGCTTACTGTTGTTGGAGCGGATGCCTCTTATGTTAAACCATTCACAACATCAGTCCTTATGCTCGGACCAGGCCAGACAACTGATGTACTGATCAAAACTGATCAGCCAGCAGCCAGATACTACATGGCAGCACGTGCCTATGCTAGTGCTCAAGGCGCCCCCTTTGACAATACCACAACAACAGCCATCCTTGAGTACAAGTCAGCTTCTTGTTCTTCCAATTGTGCCAAGACTAATCCAGTTTTGCCATCTTTACCAGCATATAATGACACAGCCACTGCTACAGCCTTCACAACCAAATTCAGAAGCCCAAGAAAGGTCGAGGTGCCCACTGAAATCGATGAAAATCTATTCTTCACAGTCGGGCTGGGACTCCTGAACTGCCCAAGAGGTTCACGCTCCAGAAACTGTCAAGGTCCAAATGGAACTCGATTCGCTGCCAGTATGAACAATGTATCTTTTGTGCTACCATCCAACTTTTCCCTTCTGCAAGCACATCACCAAGGCATACCTGGTGTTTTCTCAGCTGATTTCCCAGCTGTACCACCTGTAAAATTTGATTATACTGGCAACGTAAGCCGGCCACTATGGCAACCTATTCGAGCAACTAAGCTGTACAAGCTGAAATACGGGGAAAAAGTGCAAGTTGTGTTACAAGGGACGAGTATCTTCACGGGTGAAAACCACCCAATTCATCTTCACGGATATGATTTTTACATCATTGCAGAGGGTTTCGGTAACTTTAATCCAAAAAGAGATACAGCTAAATTCAACCTTGTTGATCCACCTCTCAGAAATACAGCCAGTGTACCCGTTAATGGGTGGACAGTCATCAGATTTGTCGCTGATAATCCAGGTAAGAGAAATAATAGTGAAACAAATACTTATATCTCCTAATATTTCCTATACTACAAACTTACAATATTTTACTTAAAACAGGAGTATGGATAATGCACTGTCACTTGGATGTTCACATCACGTGGGGTTTGGCGATGGCGTTCATCGTGGAAAACGGAGTTAGTGAATTGGAATCATTGGAGGCTCCTCCAGTAGATTTTCCTGTTTGTTGAGGACTACAACAAGCAACATAATACAAAATTAAATCAATTTTAATTGTTTTAATCACTTTAAGTGATATTGTTTGGGGCTAGTTCTTTTTCCTCTACTACATTTTCCTAGAATTTTTGGTCAAGATGGTGCCTAGAATTCACCAACTGTTGTAGAATTAAGCCAGCATATTGCTAAAGCAATTGTATTGTTTCGTGTGAAATTACAGAGAAGAATTTATTTGAGTATTAAACTAAATGTCGTCACCACTTCACAAAAGCAGTACTATAATTACGAACTGCCTATTTATTGCATAATTACAGATTTACAGCATAAGATAAGAAAGGAATCATCAGCAGTAAGAATTGCTCATTTGCATAAATTCGGAAAAGAACAGATCTTTCGAGAAATTAAAGTATAATGAGGACACAAGGAAGCAGTTTAAAATAGAAAGATTAAAGCAGAATGATGAAAAAAATCCAGTCAATTGTTACCTTTGCGTTTGATGATTAGGAAAATAAAAATGGTTGAAGAGCAATTATTGTCAGGCAcctttactttttctttttccttgtaAAGCTTATACTCCATCTTTTATAAGTAAAATACTCCTAATAAAGTTAGTACCTAAAAATCCTCCCAAATTATTCATATTTTACAAGTTTAATACTTAAAATATAGGTTTTATTCCCCTTAAATGATAACATTTTCTGTTTGATATCTCCTCTGCAGTGCCAAGTGGCGTTCGGAGCCACTTATttttaggcataatacataaattaACCCTCAAACTTGGTCTCAGCTGACAATTATACCTTCCAATTTTGATtgtgcacaagtaggcatctcaacttgtataaagttaaaCACGTAAGCACAAATATTGACGTGACACTTACATTTTTGGAGGTGTCCAAATGATCATTTTATAAGTTGAAGTGTTCAACTGACAAAACGGAAATAAATTGAGGTGcctaccagtgttttaaaaggcggggcgttttacatacgcctcgaggcacggggcgtaagccccatgagtatttaatttttagtatttcttaaaataatataattataataaatatttttaaataggtaaaattacataaaacaataAAAGGAaattgtaaataaatgaaatatatatatgtgtgtgtgtgcgcgcgcacGCTTGATCCTCATAAAAaaaaagatcaaagcaatccattatacatcgcttataacttgtaattatatataacataattttacaagtataaacaatacaatgaaataaaagttattatgaaatgcaaatcaattctaacattttaactttcaaacatgaaaaaaaacatagtttcttaaaatactattactatcatactattcattttatctccctataagcaaattggtcttggtcttggtcactacccagtgtaatcccacaatagtggggtctggggagggtaagatgtacgcagccttacccctacctgggtagggaggctgtttccgattgaccctcggcaaccctcctcctttatccgggcttgggaccggcaatgtgagcgagctcacacaggcggagttctccctataagcaaataatcaataaaatttatcaatattacaattaaaacataacttcttcatgaacaaaaaataaaattatatgataattctgatacataggacttatgaccaatgacaagtgaaaatgtacaattccgctatatgttttttttttttaaattaagtgatattcaccctcacgacgttctcaaatagtaaatatccaatactacgacttgttatatgagttacacccaatcttctatttctatagatgaaaaactattaagtatcattattttgttaaacaattatgagggtgaatgattttaattaaggaatttaaaatataatttgtgtaagaactgttaggcgagtcctgggcgttgggcgttaggcgtgtttagggcgtacggttgggcgcttagggcgtaagcctcataggaactaagccctgcacgttagccccagggcgttttgccactgccctgccccgagacgagccccgaggcgagtcctgatactgccttttaaaacaatggtgCGTACTTGTGCACACCAGAATTGTGAATAACAAACATTTGAAAATAACGTATGTCCAAATTCCTACTTCTGCACTTACAAATATTGAAATGTTATTTATGGCCGGATGATGCCTAATAATTATTATTCTTCTATTGAGGCAAAATGCACATATTTGACTTGGTGATCAGATACACTTGATTACAAACTAGATAAAATTACCATAAATAAACTTCTTATAAATATAGCAAAAAGTATATGACAAAGTTATGGACAAAAAAAGGTTTTGTGAGTCATCAAATAGTGAAAACTTTTAAAACGTTAAGAAAAGCAAGTTTACTATATATTCCTTCTATTTCACTTTGTGTTAATGAATTCATATTTCGAAGAAATATACTCTTTTGAAAAGAAAATTTAACTCACTAAATTGCCTCCAATTTACATCTGCCACTCAAACTAGAATTAGTAGCAATTACAATCACATCAGTAGATAGATGAAATCCTTCCACTCTCGGTTAGAAGTTTTGAGTTTGAGCTTTAAGAAGACCATCCCTCTTAGCCTAATGAGCGAATCTAAAGTAATCGGGTCATTAAATTTTGAATACGACATAATTAAAAACAAAATAACACTATATCAGTATAGTTACAGAGTTACTCTCCTCGTCCCAATTTATGAGGCaccgtttgacttgacacaaagtttaagaaaaaaataagacTTTTGAATTTAATGGTGTAAAATAAACCTTAATTAAACATTTGTCTGGCcacaaattattttattaaggTAAAAGGACAATTTTAAAATTATGTCATTTCTGATTATGAAAAGGAGACATTTTTGTTAAACATAAATAGGGATCGAGGATTACACACGCTCTTATTAACTTCTAGAAACAAAACGAATAAAAATACTAATATAGCACGTGGGCTGTGTATATGCACAAATTCCTGATATAACGTACTTAGTACGTCTTAGACTTCTTCATTTTCAActgtgcaaaaaaaaaagaagaaaaggaagaagtcAAAGGATGACTGAAATAAATGTGTACTTTTTTTACAGACCACCTACTTAAAGACATCATTTATCAAAATCATGGCTTCTTGTTGTAGGCTTCTCTAACTGAAGTTTTAGTTATAACTTATACTTCATACCCAATCAAATATTTAACCGACTAATCCAATAGACACAACAAACTGAAGAAGACCTGTTGCCATCTTTGTCTTGATCCACTAGAGTACGTGCAATCTAGCAGAGTAGCAGTGGCTAAATTATACATATGGGGTACGGATTAGATGAATTGAataattttttcttaaattttatataaatattaaaaaaattaaatgtatatatatttagTTTTCTATTTAATTATAATTATGTATCTAATAACTTAAACGAGCTATAATTCAATGACAATTTAAAATTCAGAAATTTCAAATTTTTGGCTATGCCTTTATTTGGGATTGGGTTAGTAGCATATTTTGATTTTACTCTTTAATTATAAAACCGTTAATATTATTGAGGATTTAACTTCAGCCATTCAAAACCACATACCAATCTCAGTATCTAATACTCTCTCTATTCCAATTTTTGTAATACTCCTATCTTCTTTTTTAAAAGATTTGTTTCAAAAAGAAGAATACATTTTTTGTTTATATTTAAGTACAATCCAACTTTAATTTTTTAACTTTATCTTTGATTATTTGATTTATATCTACATAAATATTAATGCAGTATGAAGAATACATTTTTTGTTTATAATTAAGTACAATCCAACTTTAATTTTTTAACTTTATCTTTGATTATTTGATTTATATCTACATAAATATTAATGCAGTATATTTCAAACCATGAGTTTTAAAAGTATTTCATTCTTTCTTTAACTTTTTGCCCAGTCAAAGTGTCAACCCCCATGCTCAAAAATAAAAGAACCAAATATGCAGTCTTGATTTAATAAACCTAGCCTTCAAAATTTAATATCTTTTTTGTCAAAAGATTTGTCGTGCTACCCCAACCTATGACTTCTATACCCAAAAGATTTTGCGTTTCAACTCATTCTTGCGATTTACAACAATTGGTTCTTTGGACTTAAAACATAATGAGATAGTCATTTCTTAATTACCTCAAGAGCTTTAGCTAATAGTAGTAATTTGTTGATATCCAATTTGCGAGAGACGAAGATAGGTAGTATATAATCATGACAACAAACTACAGTTGTTGAATTAGCAGCATCGTTAATGTTAAGCAAAAACCATAAAAAGTGATGCTTCCTTGGAAATTTTCAAATATAACTACTTAAAGAAAAAGATTTTTAATGCAGGCATTACTCATGAAAATTGCTGCTAGTTAGATAGGTTAAGTGGGTGAACCAATTAGTTCTACAGGGTTtaactaacttttgaaaacataaTCTAACCTCAGACAACAttgtcctcttcttcttcctccataAAAGCAGACCCTTCAACTCTACTTTCACAAGCGAACACTGATTTGCATCTCTACTAATACATAGAAAGAGTTTTAAGTAAAGGAAAACAATGGAGGCCTTCAAAAGCATTGCAAACCCTTTGTGTTCTTTCTTTgttattgtcacaccccacccctggtaaggcgtgactggcaccctacgggaaccgagcaaaccaacttataacttgcaTCCTTCTTGTCTCGAATGGTAAAAATACGGCTaagggctaaatatgaacataatatcatgcataaatataTGTGCAATGGGCTACGATGCTAACATAACTATCGACACAACATAACTAAGCTATatacaggaactgtctgcaaagcctctatgaacatgactgaaataTACAAGTCAGGTCAGGGTTCCCGACATACCCTTAATGcaattcacacacacacacacacacacacatatatatatatatatatatatatatatatatatatatatatatatatatatatatatatagacttagGCTCGACAATGCttcaggaagaagtggagccaccaaacgtaactggtacctgaaggcagcctacggtGGAAGATTCTCGTCTCGTCtatttgcacctgcgggcatgaatgcagcgtccacaagaagggacgtcagtacgaataattaatgtattgagtatgtaaggcatgaatagtaacatgatataaAAACGAAGATAGCAAAAGATAAGGtgagtaattatacctcgtacactTTCTCAGACCTCTGTCACGTAAATTAACTTGTCTAtaggaaaaaaaaacatttcatacacatccgtacacaatatacacacatttgcattcacatacatttactatacatacatctgtcatatccatacccggccctgtcgggactcggtgtcatccgtacccggccctttcaggactcggtgtcatccgtacccgacctttcaggactcggtgtaatacc
Encoded proteins:
- the LOC132640426 gene encoding laccase-12-like — translated: MEAFKSIANPLCSFLVICILLLFANAASGKTHYHDFVVQATPVKRLCKTHNTITVNGQFPGPTLEVNNGDTLVVNVVNRARYNLTIHWHGVRQMRTGWADGPEFVTQCPIRPGKSYTYRFTIQGQEGTLWWHAHSSWLRATVYGAIIIHPKEGEKYPFPKPKRETPILLGEWWDTNPMDVVRRATRTGAAPNVSDAYTINGQPGDLYKCSKQDTTIVHTDSGETNLLRVINAGLNQQLFFTVANHKLTVVGADASYVKPFTTSVLMLGPGQTTDVLIKTDQPAARYYMAARAYASAQGAPFDNTTTTAILEYKSASCSSNCAKTNPVLPSLPAYNDTATATAFTTKFRSPRKVEVPTEIDENLFFTVGLGLLNCPRGSRSRNCQGPNGTRFAASMNNVSFVLPSNFSLLQAHHQGIPGVFSADFPAVPPVKFDYTGNVSRPLWQPIRATKLYKLKYGEKVQVVLQGTSIFTGENHPIHLHGYDFYIIAEGFGNFNPKRDTAKFNLVDPPLRNTASVPVNGWTVIRFVADNPGVWIMHCHLDVHITWGLAMAFIVENGVSELESLEAPPVDFPVC